Proteins encoded within one genomic window of Bombina bombina isolate aBomBom1 chromosome 1, aBomBom1.pri, whole genome shotgun sequence:
- the LOC128642735 gene encoding protein S100-G-like → MGEKLEDLMIKLIGTFKTYAGKDGDGNFLNQDELCELATKEFPTLCTSGKKDEILKGIIGEMDMDGDKKVSFKEFIIFFGFLSLALEDYMGKK, encoded by the exons ATGGGTGAAAAATTGGAAGACTTAATGATCAAGCTCATTGGAACCTTTAAGACATATGCTGGAAAAGATGGAGATGGCAATTTTCTGAACCAGGATGAGCTGTGTGAACTGGCTACAAAGGAATTCCCTACATTATGT actaGTGGAAAGAAAGATGAAATCCTGAAAGGGATAATTGGCGAGATGGACATGGATGGGGACAAGAAAGTGTCCTTTAAAGAATTTATCATCTTCTTCGGGTTCCTCTCATTAGCACTGGAGGATTATatgggtaaaaaataa